In Massilia violaceinigra, one DNA window encodes the following:
- a CDS encoding efflux transporter outer membrane subunit, whose translation MTRFTPLALALPLALAGCASMAPKYERPAAPVAPAFPALAMSSASTEAASSIAWQRFFADARLKQLIELALTNNRDLRVAILNIEQARAQYQIRRADRLPSLNASVSGSRVPGKDDSINSTYTAGFGVSSFELDLFGRVRSLSDAGLAQYLASEEARKSTHISLVASVANAYLSLLADEELLGLTQKTLAAREESLKLIQLKYDNGVVSKLDLQQGLSLLDSARVVLAQQQRQRAQDLNLLTLLVGQTLPAGPDTSTTLAAMSLSELPAGLPSDLLTVRPDIRAAEQQLIAANANIGAARAAFFPRITLTGSAGSASSELSGLFKSGSYGWSFAPQMVLPIFDYGRNNANLGSAKAGRDIAVAQYEKSVQTAFREVSDALAGQATFGEQLRAQRSVAEAEAERFKLSDLRYRSGAASYLDLLDAQRSLFSAEQAAVQANLQRLQNQVTLYRVLGGGWTAPQ comes from the coding sequence ATGACACGATTCACTCCCCTGGCGCTGGCCCTTCCCCTGGCACTGGCCGGCTGCGCGTCGATGGCGCCCAAGTACGAGCGTCCGGCCGCGCCGGTCGCACCCGCCTTCCCGGCGCTGGCGATGAGCAGCGCCAGCACCGAAGCGGCATCAAGCATCGCCTGGCAGCGCTTCTTCGCCGATGCCCGCTTGAAGCAACTGATCGAACTGGCGCTGACCAACAACCGCGACCTGCGCGTGGCGATCTTGAACATCGAACAGGCGCGCGCGCAATACCAGATCCGCCGCGCCGACCGCCTGCCGTCGCTCAACGCCAGCGTCAGCGGCAGCCGCGTGCCGGGGAAGGACGACAGCATCAACAGCACCTACACGGCCGGGTTTGGCGTGAGCTCGTTCGAGCTCGACCTGTTCGGCCGCGTGCGCAGCCTGAGCGACGCCGGCCTGGCCCAGTACCTGGCCAGCGAGGAGGCGCGCAAGAGCACGCACATCAGCCTGGTCGCCTCGGTCGCCAACGCGTATCTGAGCCTGCTGGCCGATGAAGAATTGCTGGGCCTGACGCAAAAAACCCTGGCCGCGCGCGAGGAATCGCTCAAGCTGATCCAGCTCAAGTACGACAACGGCGTCGTCTCCAAGCTCGACCTGCAGCAGGGACTGTCGCTGCTCGACAGCGCCCGCGTGGTACTGGCGCAGCAACAGCGCCAGCGCGCGCAAGACCTCAATCTGCTGACCTTGCTGGTCGGCCAGACCCTGCCGGCCGGGCCGGACACCAGCACCACGCTGGCGGCGATGTCGCTGAGCGAACTGCCGGCCGGCTTGCCGTCGGACTTGCTGACGGTGCGTCCGGACATCCGCGCCGCCGAACAGCAGCTCATCGCCGCCAACGCCAACATCGGCGCGGCGCGCGCGGCTTTCTTCCCGCGCATCACGCTCACCGGCAGCGCCGGCAGCGCCAGTAGTGAGCTGAGCGGCTTGTTCAAGAGCGGTTCGTACGGCTGGTCGTTCGCGCCGCAGATGGTGCTGCCGATCTTCGACTACGGCCGCAACAACGCCAACCTGGGCAGCGCCAAGGCCGGGCGCGACATCGCCGTGGCGCAGTACGAAAAATCGGTGCAGACGGCGTTCCGCGAAGTGTCGGACGCGCTGGCGGGCCAGGCCACGTTCGGCGAGCAGCTGCGCGCCCAGCGTTCGGTGGCCGAAGCCGAGGCCGAGCGCTTCAAGCTGTCGGACCTGCGCTACCGCAGCGGCGCGGCCAGCTACCTCGACCTGCTCGACGCCCAGCGCTCGCTGTTTTCCGCTGAACAGGCGGCGGTGCAGGCCAACCTGCAGCGGCTGCAAAACCAGGTCACGCTGTACCGCGTGCTTGGCGGC